The Dermochelys coriacea isolate rDerCor1 chromosome 7, rDerCor1.pri.v4, whole genome shotgun sequence genome window below encodes:
- the PCBP4 gene encoding poly(rC)-binding protein 4 isoform X1, with protein sequence MHSYTMASPDRMSGSDTGLEEPELNITLTLRMLMHGKEVGSIIGKKGETVKRIREQSSARITISEGSCPERITTITGSTDAVFRAVSMIAFKLEEDLGTGATNGGAVSKPPVTLRLVIPASQCGSLIGKAGAKIKEIRETTGAQVQVAGDLLPNSTERAVTVSGVPDAIIQCVRQICAVILESPPKGATIPYHPCLSLGTALLSASQGFSMQGQYSGGPQAEVTKLQQLSGHPVAFSSLGQAPSLVPGLDTSPQNSSQEFLVPNDLIGCIIGRQGSKISEIRQMSGAHIKIGNQSEGSSERHVTITGTPVSITLAQYLITACLETAKSTSQTPPISSPVDLSMTFSQSLNPSPGPTLTAVAAPPPALLGGPYAISLSNFIGLKPVPFLTLPPSSAAGHNGNLATYTTKISTANGAKKAERQKFSPY encoded by the exons ATGCATTCCTATACCATGGCGTCGCCAGACAGGATGAGCGGCTCAGATACCGGCCTGGAGGAGCCGGAGCTCAACATTACTCTCACTCTCCGGATGCTCATGCACGGGAAG GAGGTTGGCAGCATCATCGGCAAG AAAGGCGAGACCGTTAAGAGGATACGGGAACAA AGCAGCGCCCGAATCACCATCTCTGAGGGATCTTGTCCCGAGCGGATCACCACCATCACAGGATCCACAGATGCCGTCTTCAGAGCCGTCTCCATGATCGCCTTCAAACTGGAGGAG GACCTGGGGACGGGAGCCACCAACGGAGGAGCTGTGTCCAAACCGCCAGTGACACTGCGGCTGGTCATCCCAGCCAGCCAGTGCGGTTCTCTCATTGGCAAAGCTGGCGCCAAAATCAAGGAGATCCGGGAG ACCACGGGAGCGCAGGTCCAGGTGGCAGGAGACCTGCTGCCCAATTCCACGGAGCGGGCGGTCACGGTCTCGGGTGTGCCAGACGCCATCATCCAGTGTGTGCGGCAGATCTGCGCCGTCATCCTGGAG TCGCCGCCGAAAGGGGCCACCATTCCCTACCATCCCTGCCTCTCCTTGGGGACGGCTCTTCTCTCGGCCAGCCAG GGCTTTTCCATGCAGGGCCAGTACAGCGGGGGGCCTCAAGCCGAG GTGACGAAATTGCAGCAACTCTCCGGGCATCCTGTTGCCTTCTCCTCTCTGGGCCAGGCACCCTCCCTGGTCCCAG GCCTGGACACCAGCCCGCAGAACAGCTCGCAGGAATTCCTGGTGCCCAATGAC ctgatTGGTTGCATCATTGGCCGCCAGGGCAGCAAGATCAGTGAGATCCGGCAGATGTCTGGAGCACACATCAAAATCGGGAACCAGAGCGAGGGCTCCAGCGAGCGCCACGTGACCATCACGGGGACCCCAGTCAGTATCACTCTTGCCCAGTACCTCATCACAGCCTG TTTAGAGACAGCCAAATCTACCTCCCAGAcgccccccatctccagccctgTTGACCTCAGCATGACCTTCTCCCAGTCCCTCAACCCATCGCCGGGCCCCACGCTGACAGCGGTAGCCGCGCCCCCTCCTGCCTTGCTGGGCGGCCCTTATGCCATCTCCCTGTCCAATTTCATCGGCCTCAAGCCCGTCCCCTTCCTGACGCTGCCCCCCTCCTCGGCCGCGGGACACAACGGCAACCTCGCTACCTACACAACGAAGATCTCCACGGCCAACGGCGCCAAGAAAGCGGAGCGGCAGAAGTTCTCCCCATACTga
- the PCBP4 gene encoding poly(rC)-binding protein 4 isoform X2 → MHSYTMASPDRMSGSDTGLEEPELNITLTLRMLMHGKEVGSIIGKKGETVKRIREQSSARITISEGSCPERITTITGSTDAVFRAVSMIAFKLEEDLGTGATNGGAVSKPPVTLRLVIPASQCGSLIGKAGAKIKEIRETTGAQVQVAGDLLPNSTERAVTVSGVPDAIIQCVRQICAVILESPPKGATIPYHPCLSLGTALLSASQVTKLQQLSGHPVAFSSLGQAPSLVPGLDTSPQNSSQEFLVPNDLIGCIIGRQGSKISEIRQMSGAHIKIGNQSEGSSERHVTITGTPVSITLAQYLITACLETAKSTSQTPPISSPVDLSMTFSQSLNPSPGPTLTAVAAPPPALLGGPYAISLSNFIGLKPVPFLTLPPSSAAGHNGNLATYTTKISTANGAKKAERQKFSPY, encoded by the exons ATGCATTCCTATACCATGGCGTCGCCAGACAGGATGAGCGGCTCAGATACCGGCCTGGAGGAGCCGGAGCTCAACATTACTCTCACTCTCCGGATGCTCATGCACGGGAAG GAGGTTGGCAGCATCATCGGCAAG AAAGGCGAGACCGTTAAGAGGATACGGGAACAA AGCAGCGCCCGAATCACCATCTCTGAGGGATCTTGTCCCGAGCGGATCACCACCATCACAGGATCCACAGATGCCGTCTTCAGAGCCGTCTCCATGATCGCCTTCAAACTGGAGGAG GACCTGGGGACGGGAGCCACCAACGGAGGAGCTGTGTCCAAACCGCCAGTGACACTGCGGCTGGTCATCCCAGCCAGCCAGTGCGGTTCTCTCATTGGCAAAGCTGGCGCCAAAATCAAGGAGATCCGGGAG ACCACGGGAGCGCAGGTCCAGGTGGCAGGAGACCTGCTGCCCAATTCCACGGAGCGGGCGGTCACGGTCTCGGGTGTGCCAGACGCCATCATCCAGTGTGTGCGGCAGATCTGCGCCGTCATCCTGGAG TCGCCGCCGAAAGGGGCCACCATTCCCTACCATCCCTGCCTCTCCTTGGGGACGGCTCTTCTCTCGGCCAGCCAG GTGACGAAATTGCAGCAACTCTCCGGGCATCCTGTTGCCTTCTCCTCTCTGGGCCAGGCACCCTCCCTGGTCCCAG GCCTGGACACCAGCCCGCAGAACAGCTCGCAGGAATTCCTGGTGCCCAATGAC ctgatTGGTTGCATCATTGGCCGCCAGGGCAGCAAGATCAGTGAGATCCGGCAGATGTCTGGAGCACACATCAAAATCGGGAACCAGAGCGAGGGCTCCAGCGAGCGCCACGTGACCATCACGGGGACCCCAGTCAGTATCACTCTTGCCCAGTACCTCATCACAGCCTG TTTAGAGACAGCCAAATCTACCTCCCAGAcgccccccatctccagccctgTTGACCTCAGCATGACCTTCTCCCAGTCCCTCAACCCATCGCCGGGCCCCACGCTGACAGCGGTAGCCGCGCCCCCTCCTGCCTTGCTGGGCGGCCCTTATGCCATCTCCCTGTCCAATTTCATCGGCCTCAAGCCCGTCCCCTTCCTGACGCTGCCCCCCTCCTCGGCCGCGGGACACAACGGCAACCTCGCTACCTACACAACGAAGATCTCCACGGCCAACGGCGCCAAGAAAGCGGAGCGGCAGAAGTTCTCCCCATACTga